A DNA window from Pseudomonadota bacterium contains the following coding sequences:
- a CDS encoding integration host factor subunit alpha: protein MTKSEIVTNVYERLGLSKRECADLVDLFFEIIKETLAKGENVKVSGFGNFIIKQKRSRRGRNPQTGDEIEISKRKVLNYRLSQVLKDEINSK from the coding sequence ATGACAAAGTCAGAAATAGTTACAAACGTATATGAAAGGCTTGGTCTTTCAAAACGTGAATGTGCAGATCTGGTTGATTTGTTTTTTGAGATTATAAAGGAAACATTGGCAAAAGGAGAGAATGTAAAAGTGTCAGGATTTGGTAATTTCATCATAAAACAGAAAAGGTCACGAAGAGGGAGAAACCCACAGACTGGAGATGAAATTGAAATAAGCAAAAGAAAGGTCTTAAATTACAGACTGAGCCAAGTTTTAAAAGATGAGATAAACAGTAAATAA
- the pheT gene encoding phenylalanine--tRNA ligase subunit beta encodes MRVPYEWLKEFVVMDMDPHELAKRLTMRGLEVESVEEYAPSFDNVIVGKVLAVEKHPLADKLSLCKVDTGKEIMSIVCGAKNVNTGDNVPVAMVGARLADGTVLEKKEIKGITSLGMLCSEKELGLSDDHSGIFILENNLQAGKQLKDIESFRDFILDINVAPNRGDCSSVYGIAREVGSILDQKARMLPFEYIADEKRDINDQISLEVLSLEGCPRYVLLMLKEITINKSPYWMRSRIIKCGMRPINSIVDVTNYVMLELGQPLHAFDYRKLRGNKIRVKLIDSETIFRTLDGEDRKLENGDILICDGDGPVAIAGIMGGENSEIAPDTKEVALESAFFNPLFIRKTARRLGLKSEASSRFEKGIDIDNVDFAAKRAAFLMNKLSGGVVLGGKCEIYERKEVKQIFVSFGKVNDILGLTIEHNDIVNSLKSIDLYVTKEEESGFMVSIPHYRHDINEYMDVIEEVARIYGYDSIPATLPVSVSKILKRDKKDKYFAIMKDYLKSAGFYEVVNFAFFCKKDIDSFFISSDDERSSCVKILNPISKEYEVMRTFITAGLLKNIAYNLNRGSKNLKFYEMGKVFFQHEDRLPIEYPAVCFALTGKEREYFWRDIYNEYDFFDIKGVLEGSANCFGLEFDFGKTQEPFLNPANAADVSINGIKIGWVGEIREEVLKSYEIEQKVYGAELRFDIILKTGKIEPKYKPMPKYPHVIRDFSFYIDDGIQVYMLIDKIKKASPLIQSVGVFDMFKKEMKSISFRVVFQSYKDTLKDEEVNDLQGIIIQELTSINGITLRT; translated from the coding sequence TTGAGAGTCCCCTATGAATGGTTAAAAGAGTTTGTTGTTATGGATATGGATCCTCATGAGCTTGCTAAAAGACTTACCATGCGTGGTCTCGAGGTCGAGTCGGTTGAGGAGTATGCCCCTTCCTTCGATAATGTAATTGTTGGAAAAGTTTTGGCCGTAGAAAAACACCCGCTTGCAGACAAATTATCCTTATGTAAAGTTGATACAGGTAAAGAAATCATGTCGATTGTATGCGGCGCAAAGAATGTTAATACAGGTGACAATGTACCTGTGGCAATGGTTGGCGCGCGTCTGGCTGATGGAACTGTTTTAGAGAAAAAAGAGATAAAGGGGATAACTTCTTTAGGCATGCTCTGCTCAGAAAAAGAGCTTGGTCTTTCTGATGACCACAGTGGCATATTCATTTTAGAAAATAATCTTCAAGCAGGTAAACAGCTTAAAGATATTGAAAGTTTCAGAGACTTTATTCTTGATATAAATGTAGCTCCAAACAGAGGAGATTGCTCATCAGTTTACGGAATTGCAAGGGAAGTAGGAAGCATCCTGGACCAGAAGGCAAGAATGCTGCCCTTTGAATACATTGCTGACGAAAAGAGGGATATAAACGATCAAATTTCGCTTGAAGTTCTAAGCCTTGAAGGTTGCCCCAGATACGTATTGTTAATGCTGAAGGAGATAACTATCAACAAGTCTCCTTACTGGATGAGAAGCAGGATAATAAAATGCGGCATGAGACCGATAAACTCAATTGTTGATGTTACTAACTATGTGATGCTGGAACTTGGACAACCGCTCCATGCATTTGATTATCGGAAGCTTAGGGGCAATAAAATAAGAGTAAAATTAATTGATTCAGAAACTATTTTTCGAACGCTTGATGGAGAAGACAGAAAACTTGAAAATGGAGATATACTCATATGTGACGGGGATGGCCCTGTTGCAATTGCTGGTATAATGGGTGGCGAGAATTCCGAGATTGCCCCTGACACAAAAGAAGTTGCTCTTGAAAGTGCTTTTTTTAATCCTCTGTTTATAAGGAAAACAGCAAGAAGATTAGGCCTGAAATCAGAGGCTTCATCGAGGTTTGAAAAAGGTATCGATATTGATAATGTTGATTTTGCCGCAAAGAGAGCGGCTTTTCTAATGAATAAGCTCTCCGGTGGCGTGGTCTTAGGTGGAAAATGTGAAATATATGAAAGGAAGGAAGTTAAGCAGATTTTTGTAAGTTTTGGAAAGGTAAATGATATCCTCGGGTTAACAATAGAACATAATGATATTGTTAATTCTTTGAAATCGATAGACTTATATGTTACGAAAGAAGAAGAAAGCGGTTTTATGGTTTCAATACCTCATTACAGACATGACATAAATGAATATATGGACGTAATCGAAGAAGTCGCGCGCATATATGGTTATGATTCCATTCCTGCAACGCTGCCTGTTTCAGTCTCCAAGATCCTGAAAAGGGATAAAAAAGATAAATATTTTGCCATTATGAAGGATTATCTAAAATCAGCCGGTTTTTATGAAGTAGTAAATTTTGCTTTTTTTTGTAAAAAGGATATAGATAGTTTTTTTATTTCATCCGATGACGAAAGATCTTCCTGTGTTAAAATTTTGAATCCTATATCAAAAGAATATGAAGTAATGAGAACGTTTATAACAGCGGGGTTGTTAAAAAATATTGCATATAATTTAAATAGAGGCTCAAAAAATTTAAAATTTTATGAAATGGGAAAAGTTTTTTTTCAACATGAAGACAGGCTGCCGATTGAATATCCTGCTGTCTGTTTTGCCTTAACAGGAAAGGAAAGGGAGTATTTCTGGAGGGATATATATAACGAATATGATTTTTTTGACATAAAAGGTGTTTTGGAAGGTTCGGCTAATTGTTTTGGACTGGAATTTGATTTTGGAAAAACCCAGGAACCTTTTTTGAACCCGGCAAACGCTGCTGATGTATCAATAAATGGTATAAAAATCGGCTGGGTAGGGGAAATAAGAGAAGAAGTTTTAAAGTCATACGAAATTGAACAAAAAGTTTATGGAGCTGAATTAAGATTTGACATAATTTTAAAAACTGGTAAAATTGAACCAAAGTACAAACCTATGCCAAAATATCCGCATGTTATAAGAGATTTTTCATTTTACATAGATGATGGCATACAAGTCTACATGTTGATTGATAAGATTAAGAAGGCTTCACCTTTAATACAATCGGTAGGTGTCTTTGATATGTTCAAAAAAGAAATGAAGAGTATATCATTCCGTGTAGTGTTTCAGTCTTATAAAGATACTTTAAAGGACGAAGAGGTTAACGACCTACAGGGAATTATTATACAAGAGCTTACATCTATAAATGGTATTACATTGAGGACCTAA
- the pheS gene encoding phenylalanine--tRNA ligase subunit alpha, translated as MDIQEFKSKIESEISSIKTVDELNNARISLVGRKGLFSELIDKIKTLNNDERKTFGREINDLKGWAESRLKDLKEHFETEEKRKRDFASRIDVTMPGKSPVIGKRHPVAQIMDEIIKIFSSLGFSVAEGPDIEIDYYNFEALNIPKDHPARDMQDTFYIKQGVVLRTHTSPVQIRTMEAQLPPVKIIAPGAAYRCDSDVSHTPMFHQVEGLMVDKRIRFSDLKGILSIFIQEMFGSKTPLRFRPSYFPFTEPSAEVDIGCLICGGTGCRVCKDTGWLEILGSGMVHPQVFRIVGYDPEEVSGFAFGMGVERIAMLKFGIDDIRQFYYNDIRFLSQF; from the coding sequence ATGGACATACAGGAATTTAAAAGTAAGATTGAGAGCGAAATCTCTTCCATAAAAACTGTTGATGAGTTAAATAATGCAAGGATTTCCCTTGTCGGCAGAAAGGGTCTTTTTTCTGAATTGATTGATAAGATAAAGACACTGAATAATGACGAGAGAAAGACTTTTGGCAGAGAGATAAATGATCTAAAGGGATGGGCAGAAAGCAGGTTAAAAGATTTAAAAGAACATTTTGAAACTGAAGAAAAACGTAAAAGAGATTTTGCATCCCGGATTGATGTTACAATGCCGGGTAAGAGTCCTGTCATAGGCAAGAGACACCCGGTTGCACAGATAATGGATGAAATTATAAAAATATTTTCTTCATTGGGATTTTCTGTTGCTGAAGGCCCGGATATTGAGATCGATTACTACAATTTTGAAGCGCTGAACATTCCGAAAGACCATCCGGCCAGGGATATGCAGGACACTTTTTATATTAAACAGGGTGTTGTTTTGAGGACACATACATCACCTGTTCAGATAAGGACAATGGAAGCTCAGCTGCCCCCTGTCAAGATCATTGCACCCGGGGCTGCGTACAGATGTGATAGTGATGTATCGCACACGCCTATGTTCCATCAGGTTGAAGGGCTTATGGTAGATAAACGCATAAGATTTTCCGATTTAAAAGGTATATTGAGTATTTTTATACAAGAAATGTTTGGCAGCAAAACGCCTTTACGGTTCAGACCGAGCTATTTTCCTTTTACGGAGCCTTCCGCTGAAGTAGATATTGGATGTTTGATTTGCGGGGGTACAGGCTGCAGGGTTTGTAAGGATACCGGTTGGCTTGAGATACTTGGTTCAGGTATGGTGCACCCGCAGGTGTTCAGGATTGTCGGTTATGATCCCGAAGAGGTCTCCGGTTTTGCTTTTGGTATGGGTGTAGAAAGGATTGCAATGCTGAAGTTCGGCATAGATGATATAAGGCAATTTTATTATAATGATATACGATTTCTTTCACAATTCTGA
- the rplT gene encoding 50S ribosomal protein L20, translating to MPRAKRGVKARRRRKKILKLARGMNASRRTTYSVAKRAVFKALSYAYRDRRQRKRDFRSLWITRINAACRSYGIPYSRFINGLKAANISLNRKSLAEMAVNDPVGFENVVSKVRQIMVQ from the coding sequence ATGCCCAGGGCGAAAAGAGGAGTAAAAGCGAGGAGAAGAAGAAAAAAGATTTTAAAGCTTGCAAGAGGCATGAATGCGAGCAGGCGCACAACATACAGCGTGGCAAAACGTGCAGTTTTTAAAGCATTGAGCTATGCTTACCGGGACAGGAGACAGAGAAAGAGAGATTTCAGGTCATTATGGATAACGAGGATAAATGCTGCATGTAGATCCTATGGTATACCGTATAGCAGGTTTATTAATGGGCTGAAGGCAGCTAATATTTCTTTAAACAGGAAATCTCTTGCAGAGATGGCAGTCAATGACCCTGTAGGGTTTGAGAATGTTGTGTCTAAAGTAAGACAAATTATGGTTCAATAA
- the rpmI gene encoding 50S ribosomal protein L35, with the protein MPKLKSHRGLAKRVKVTAKGKIKRAKAYHSHLLSSKSPKEKRRLSQSDTVHPADLKRIKSLVPYL; encoded by the coding sequence ATGCCAAAGCTTAAGTCCCACAGGGGATTGGCAAAAAGGGTAAAGGTAACTGCAAAGGGAAAGATAAAAAGGGCCAAGGCATACCACAGTCATCTCCTTTCTTCCAAATCACCAAAGGAGAAAAGAAGACTGTCACAGTCGGATACTGTCCATCCCGCAGATTTAAAGAGAATAAAATCGTTAGTACCTTATTTATAA
- the infC gene encoding translation initiation factor IF-3 has product MKDININERIKAREVRLIDEAGAQLGIVLTSEALKMAREQGFDLVEVSPKTAPPVCKIMDYGKYKYQIAKKLQEAKKKQTVIQLKEMKLGLKIDEHDLMFKIKHIRDFLAEECKVKIIIMFKGREVFRTEMGEKLAQKIIEEIKDVGEIEQKPKFDGRNIVMVFAPL; this is encoded by the coding sequence ATAAAAGACATAAATATTAATGAGCGCATAAAGGCAAGAGAAGTAAGACTGATTGATGAAGCAGGTGCGCAGCTTGGCATTGTCCTGACGTCTGAAGCGCTTAAGATGGCAAGAGAACAAGGGTTCGATTTAGTTGAAGTCTCGCCGAAGACAGCTCCCCCTGTTTGCAAGATTATGGATTATGGGAAATATAAATACCAGATTGCAAAAAAATTGCAGGAAGCAAAGAAAAAACAGACTGTCATTCAGCTTAAAGAGATGAAATTGGGACTGAAGATTGATGAACATGACCTTATGTTTAAGATTAAGCATATTAGAGATTTTCTGGCTGAAGAATGCAAAGTGAAAATTATAATCATGTTTAAAGGGAGAGAAGTCTTTCGTACAGAAATGGGAGAAAAGCTTGCCCAGAAAATAATAGAAGAAATAAAGGATGTAGGTGAAATTGAACAAAAACCAAAATTTGATGGTAGGAATATCGTTATGGTATTTGCTCCACTCTAA
- the thrS gene encoding threonine--tRNA ligase — translation MKGILTEKEKEKTEALDVLRHSTSHLMAHAVKQLFPEAKVAIGPSIDTGFYYDFDYGPGFTDEDLIKIEERMKEIAKKDIPIERKIIKKEDALDMFRKQGEIYKVELIEGIDDQEMSIYTQDDFTDLCRGPHLPATGKIKAFKLLSLAGAYWRGDEKNKMLTRIYGTAFQDEKSLTDYLQFLEEIKKRDHRRLGKELDLYSISDEVGAGFVIYHPNGALLRYLLEDFERKEHLKRGYQFVYGPHILKMDMWKKSGHYENYRENMYFTKVDDVDYGIKPMNCLSHIMVYKSDIRSYRDLPIRYFELGTVSRHEKSGVLHGLMRVREFTQDDAHIFSRQDQLHNEILNIINFIRDTMKIFNFEYEMEISTRPDKFIGTLEDWDKAETILKEVLEGQGIPFDINEGDGAFYGPKIDVKLKDAIGRKWQCATIQCDFALPERFDLHYVDSDGMRKRPVMLHRVILGAIERFIGVLIEHYGGKFPVWLSPVQVIIMNITDEQSEYVKMIYESLMNHDIRAVLDIRNEKLGLKIREAIVKKVPYMVISGKKEMESNTITVRVRDGGELKDIKLEDFIKRIREDNISRR, via the coding sequence ATGAAAGGAATTTTAACAGAAAAAGAAAAGGAAAAAACAGAAGCGCTTGATGTATTGAGGCATAGCACTTCCCATCTGATGGCTCATGCGGTAAAGCAGCTTTTCCCTGAAGCTAAGGTAGCCATTGGCCCCTCAATAGATACTGGATTTTATTATGATTTTGATTATGGACCTGGTTTCACCGATGAAGATCTTATAAAGATCGAAGAACGTATGAAGGAAATTGCGAAAAAAGATATCCCTATTGAGAGAAAGATAATAAAGAAAGAAGATGCCCTGGACATGTTCAGGAAACAAGGCGAAATATATAAAGTGGAGCTTATTGAAGGTATTGATGACCAAGAAATGAGCATATATACTCAGGATGATTTTACTGACCTGTGCAGAGGACCTCATCTACCTGCAACAGGGAAAATAAAGGCTTTTAAGCTTCTTAGCCTTGCCGGTGCATACTGGAGAGGCGATGAAAAAAACAAGATGCTTACAAGGATTTACGGGACAGCTTTTCAGGACGAGAAGTCTTTGACTGATTACCTCCAATTTCTTGAAGAAATAAAAAAAAGAGATCACAGGAGGCTTGGAAAAGAGCTTGACCTTTACAGCATATCCGATGAGGTCGGAGCCGGTTTTGTCATATATCATCCCAATGGTGCATTGCTGCGGTATCTCCTTGAGGATTTTGAAAGAAAAGAACATTTGAAGAGAGGTTATCAATTTGTTTACGGACCCCATATACTGAAGATGGATATGTGGAAAAAGTCGGGACATTATGAAAACTATAGAGAAAATATGTATTTTACAAAGGTAGATGATGTCGATTACGGGATTAAGCCCATGAATTGTCTATCACATATCATGGTATATAAATCTGACATACGGAGTTATAGGGACCTTCCGATTCGATATTTTGAGCTTGGTACGGTATCCAGACATGAGAAATCAGGTGTACTGCATGGATTGATGAGAGTAAGGGAATTTACACAGGATGATGCCCATATATTTTCACGGCAGGACCAATTACATAACGAAATACTCAATATTATCAATTTTATACGCGATACAATGAAAATCTTCAATTTTGAATATGAGATGGAAATCAGTACAAGGCCCGACAAATTCATAGGCACTTTAGAGGATTGGGATAAAGCTGAAACGATTCTGAAAGAAGTTCTGGAAGGGCAGGGGATTCCCTTTGATATCAATGAGGGTGACGGGGCTTTTTATGGGCCTAAAATTGATGTTAAACTTAAGGATGCTATAGGGAGAAAATGGCAGTGTGCTACGATTCAATGCGATTTTGCCTTGCCTGAGAGGTTTGACCTTCATTATGTTGATAGCGACGGCATGCGAAAAAGACCTGTTATGCTGCACAGGGTTATTCTTGGTGCTATTGAAAGGTTTATCGGTGTACTCATCGAACATTATGGTGGCAAATTCCCTGTGTGGCTTTCCCCGGTACAGGTAATAATAATGAACATTACCGATGAACAGTCTGAGTATGTTAAAATGATTTACGAATCATTAATGAACCACGATATTCGGGCAGTGCTCGATATAAGAAATGAGAAACTTGGATTGAAGATACGGGAAGCGATAGTAAAGAAAGTTCCCTATATGGTAATATCAGGCAAGAAAGAAATGGAATCAAACACGATTACTGTAAGGGTGAGAGATGGTGGTGAATTAAAAGATATAAAGTTAGAGGATTTTATTAAGAGGATAAGAGAAGACAATATTTCCAGGAGGTGA
- a CDS encoding acetyl-CoA C-acetyltransferase, translated as MKDAVIVSCARTAIGQFGQTLKDVPVVELGGIAIKEAVKRAGIRPSKNKDKEFAPDTFGGKTDTELEAKYYDFDSNLKEVQIDEVIMGNVLQAGLGQNAGRQASIRGGIPKETAAYTINKVCSSGLRSIINGVRSIECGDNEVVVAGGMENMSLAPYALPSLRTGARMFDAKAVDLMVLDGVWEIFYGYHMGVTAENIAEKYGISRVEQDTFGLISHQRAMKAIKEGLFKSEIIPVVIPQKKGDPIIFDTDERPMDTTLEKMGKLGTAFKKGGTVTAGNASGLNDAASAVVIMSRDKANALGIKPMGKMLSWANGGVDPQFMGLGPIPAVRKALKMANLTLDQIDLIELNEAFSSQALACMRELKVNPDKCNMFGGGISLGHPIGCTGARLVTTALYQMRRLGLRYGLVSMCIGGGMGLAAIFECEG; from the coding sequence ATGAAAGATGCAGTAATAGTTTCATGTGCAAGAACGGCAATAGGTCAGTTTGGTCAGACCTTAAAAGATGTGCCCGTTGTGGAGCTTGGTGGTATTGCAATTAAGGAAGCAGTAAAGAGAGCGGGAATCAGGCCGTCAAAGAACAAGGATAAGGAATTTGCGCCGGATACGTTTGGCGGCAAAACAGACACAGAGCTTGAAGCTAAATACTATGATTTTGACAGCAATCTGAAAGAGGTTCAGATTGATGAAGTCATCATGGGCAACGTCCTGCAGGCAGGATTAGGACAGAATGCCGGAAGACAGGCAAGCATTCGTGGTGGAATACCGAAAGAAACAGCGGCTTACACAATCAATAAGGTATGTTCCTCAGGATTAAGATCCATAATTAATGGTGTACGATCCATAGAATGTGGCGACAATGAAGTTGTTGTGGCCGGCGGAATGGAAAATATGAGCCTTGCACCATATGCACTTCCTTCTTTGCGTACTGGCGCAAGAATGTTTGACGCAAAGGCTGTTGACCTCATGGTCCTCGACGGTGTCTGGGAAATTTTCTACGGTTACCACATGGGTGTAACAGCAGAAAATATAGCAGAAAAATACGGCATCTCAAGGGTAGAGCAGGATACATTCGGTCTCATAAGCCATCAGAGGGCAATGAAGGCAATTAAGGAAGGTTTGTTTAAAAGCGAAATCATTCCTGTTGTCATCCCTCAGAAAAAAGGCGACCCGATTATCTTTGATACAGATGAACGGCCAATGGACACAACCCTGGAAAAGATGGGAAAACTCGGTACTGCATTCAAGAAAGGCGGAACAGTTACAGCAGGAAACGCATCGGGCCTCAATGATGCAGCCTCGGCAGTAGTAATCATGTCCCGTGACAAGGCAAACGCACTGGGCATTAAACCGATGGGCAAAATGCTGTCATGGGCAAACGGCGGTGTGGATCCTCAGTTCATGGGACTGGGACCTATCCCGGCAGTCCGTAAAGCCTTAAAAATGGCAAATCTGACGCTTGACCAGATCGACCTTATCGAATTGAATGAAGCTTTTTCATCTCAGGCACTTGCGTGTATGAGGGAACTTAAAGTCAACCCGGATAAATGCAACATGTTCGGCGGCGGCATTTCACTCGGTCACCCAATCGGATGCACCGGCGCGAGACTCGTTACAACAGCCCTCTACCAGATGAGAAGGCTCGGGCTACGGTACGGACTTGTTTCTATGTGCATCGGCGGTGGTATGGGATTAGCTGCAATCTTCGAGTGCGAGGGGTAA
- a CDS encoding enoyl-CoA hydratase-related protein: MEYKNLIIDIKDGIAIVKINRPKALNALNSETVDEIKLAAESLNENKDVKVVILTGEGDKAFIAGADILEMKPMNALEGMAFSNKGHEAFSKLENMSKPVIAAVNGYALGGGFEVALACDFIYASDKAKVGFPETTLGIFPGFGGTQRTAKLIGLAKAKELIFTGKTISAQEANELGLVNKVIPHEELMKEVMALAEKIKANGPISIGLAKECINKSLFVDMDSALLLEAKDFGLCFSTKDQKEGMTAFVEKRKATFTGE, encoded by the coding sequence ATGGAATATAAAAACTTAATAATTGATATAAAAGATGGTATTGCAATTGTTAAGATAAACAGGCCAAAGGCGCTAAATGCTCTGAACTCTGAAACGGTAGACGAAATAAAACTGGCAGCAGAATCATTAAATGAAAACAAAGATGTAAAAGTTGTTATTCTTACCGGCGAAGGAGACAAAGCTTTTATTGCGGGCGCTGACATCCTTGAGATGAAACCTATGAACGCATTGGAAGGCATGGCTTTTTCCAATAAGGGCCATGAGGCTTTTTCCAAACTGGAAAATATGAGCAAACCTGTTATTGCCGCAGTAAACGGATATGCCCTCGGTGGAGGATTTGAAGTAGCGCTTGCCTGCGATTTTATTTATGCTTCTGATAAAGCCAAAGTTGGTTTTCCTGAAACAACACTGGGAATATTCCCCGGTTTTGGAGGAACACAGAGAACGGCAAAGCTTATCGGATTAGCAAAGGCAAAGGAACTGATATTCACCGGTAAAACAATCTCAGCACAGGAAGCCAATGAATTGGGCCTTGTAAATAAAGTCATTCCTCATGAGGAATTAATGAAGGAAGTAATGGCTCTTGCAGAAAAAATCAAAGCAAACGGTCCTATTTCTATCGGTCTTGCAAAGGAATGCATAAATAAGAGTTTATTCGTCGATATGGATTCGGCATTGCTGCTGGAGGCAAAGGACTTCGGCCTGTGTTTCAGCACAAAAGACCAGAAAGAAGGCATGACAGCATTCGTTGAAAAGAGAAAAGCCACCTTTACAGGTGAGTAA
- a CDS encoding electron transfer flavoprotein subunit beta/FixA family protein, whose product MKIVVCIKQVPDTEAEIKWDIPKGVLKRDSIDTITNPFDEFALEEALLTRENHDGDIVAISMGPEKANDVLRNALALTVNEVYRLTDDAFAGSDTFGTASVLAAGIKKIGDADIIFCGKQSTDGSTGVVGAEIASILGYSPLTYVSKIRQIDAANKKIIVERVIEGGTEVVEAKLPAIVSVIKGINEPRLPNLMGIRKAAKVAIPEWNAGDLGVDKGKVGTAGSSTKVVEIAVPPPRGAGEILKGEIEDVANIVTDKLIDMKVIK is encoded by the coding sequence GTGAAGATAGTTGTATGTATAAAACAGGTTCCTGATACAGAAGCTGAAATCAAGTGGGATATACCAAAGGGTGTACTAAAGAGAGACAGCATTGATACAATAACAAATCCCTTTGATGAATTTGCCCTTGAAGAAGCATTACTTACAAGGGAGAATCACGATGGAGACATTGTAGCCATCAGTATGGGTCCGGAAAAGGCAAATGATGTACTGAGGAATGCTCTTGCGTTAACAGTAAATGAAGTATATCGACTGACTGATGATGCATTTGCAGGCTCGGACACATTTGGAACTGCCTCGGTGCTTGCTGCCGGAATCAAAAAGATCGGTGACGCCGATATTATATTCTGCGGAAAACAGTCGACTGATGGGAGTACCGGAGTTGTCGGCGCAGAGATAGCTTCTATTCTCGGATACAGCCCGCTGACATATGTTTCAAAGATACGGCAGATTGATGCTGCAAATAAAAAGATAATAGTTGAAAGGGTTATAGAAGGCGGCACTGAAGTCGTAGAGGCAAAATTGCCGGCCATCGTCTCTGTTATCAAGGGTATTAACGAGCCTCGGCTCCCGAATCTTATGGGCATCAGAAAGGCTGCAAAGGTTGCTATACCTGAGTGGAACGCTGGTGACCTGGGTGTTGATAAAGGAAAAGTTGGAACAGCAGGTTCCTCTACAAAGGTTGTGGAAATCGCCGTACCGCCTCCAAGGGGAGCAGGAGAAATCCTGAAGGGTGAGATCGAAGACGTGGCTAACATCGTGACCGACAAACTGATTGACATGAAAGTCATAAAATAA
- a CDS encoding electron transfer flavoprotein subunit alpha/FixB family protein: protein MANDVWVYIEHKDGGIAPLSFELLGIGKTMANDLGSNVCAFVIGENVGDIAKEAFFYGASKVFVVEGEVFKGFRSEAYAKATTFLLDKYKPEVALFRATTQGTDVAAASAAQLGFGLCTDSIDLKVDGGQIKMTRAAFGGNYSVTVVNEKAKPQIVTVRPKAFAMPEKDTSKSGEVVKESFSVAEGDLNTKVLEFIKSAVAINLVEADIIVSGGRGLGSEDGFKIIKELADMLGAAVGASRAAVDSGWISQEQQVGQTGKTVKPKIYIACGISGAIQHLAGMRTADCIVAINKDPEAPIFKNATYGIVGDYKQVVPKLVEKFKIKLNK from the coding sequence ATGGCTAACGATGTATGGGTATATATAGAACATAAAGACGGTGGCATAGCACCGTTGTCATTTGAATTACTGGGTATTGGAAAGACAATGGCCAACGATCTGGGCTCAAACGTGTGCGCCTTCGTAATTGGCGAAAATGTTGGCGATATTGCCAAGGAAGCGTTCTTTTATGGTGCCTCAAAGGTGTTTGTTGTTGAAGGCGAGGTTTTCAAGGGTTTTAGGTCAGAAGCTTATGCAAAAGCAACAACATTTTTGCTTGATAAATATAAACCGGAAGTTGCTCTTTTCAGGGCAACAACCCAGGGTACAGACGTTGCAGCAGCAAGTGCAGCGCAGCTTGGATTCGGACTGTGCACGGATAGTATTGATCTTAAGGTAGACGGCGGTCAGATAAAAATGACCAGGGCAGCTTTTGGCGGCAACTATTCAGTTACAGTTGTAAATGAGAAAGCAAAACCACAGATCGTTACAGTAAGACCAAAGGCATTTGCAATGCCGGAGAAAGATACCTCGAAATCAGGCGAAGTAGTTAAAGAATCCTTTTCTGTTGCAGAAGGCGATTTAAATACAAAAGTGCTTGAGTTTATCAAATCCGCAGTCGCGATAAACCTTGTCGAAGCAGATATTATAGTATCCGGAGGCAGAGGCCTTGGGAGCGAAGATGGATTTAAAATAATAAAAGAACTTGCAGATATGCTTGGTGCGGCAGTAGGCGCATCCCGTGCAGCCGTTGACTCTGGCTGGATATCTCAGGAACAGCAGGTTGGACAGACAGGCAAGACAGTAAAACCAAAAATTTATATCGCTTGTGGTATCTCAGGCGCTATTCAGCACCTTGCTGGTATGAGAACGGCCGACTGTATCGTGGCAATTAATAAAGACCCTGAGGCACCCATTTTCAAGAATGCAACTTACGGCATCGTAGGGGATTACAAACAAGTCGTACCAAAGTTAGTGGAAAAGTTTAAAATTAAGTTGAATAAGTAA